The Methanoculleus marisnigri JR1 genome window below encodes:
- a CDS encoding site-specific DNA-methyltransferase, with amino-acid sequence MDPKMAKHQEERLKRHKQQLRQKLTELFQIDSPDLDFGVYRIMNQKRDEITRFMDKDLIEAVDAEFGKYDTESRTQIIAEFKELEQTIRDTYGDDALDANGLKEEYRKAAKGKELHEKWLKLQGDAEEASMSDLQKAEIFAHLEEFFSRYYKDGDFLSLRRYAANEKYAVPYNGEEVLLHWANKDQYYIKTDRFLKSHGFDVGSYRVLFEVVQVEGQSNGNGKGRYFVLAGDDAVTYDDEKHLLTARFAQVPLSDDDLLSRFPPGAGRQKPNQDDIVGGLVAEILRGNGIPKGLADALQTNERDTDRNPRLYKHVMSFTKENTSDFFIHKDLGGFFGQELDFYIKNEVFRLDDLGTENEVAVERYVKRAKVLKSIAHRIIDFLAQLEDFQKTLWEKKKFVLRAGYCMTIDHVPEEFYPEILANGGQLVEWRNLYGIGEGKSGQKTLAGDRVDEAFLQSHPYLVIDTALFDDDFTDRLLEKLQHPDGTPVEDLDEAIGGLMIKSENWQALNLLQERYREQVKCIYIDPPYNTGNDEFVYRDNYQHSSWLSMMGDRLNLAHTIISNHGALFSSIDDHEIVNLRSLMNSTFGSLNFISTISVVNNLKGRSDRANIATAHENLLMYIRNDFKAFDLPLPDNYRQEYAERDDNGPYRLQGLRKRGAGARREDRPNLYYPIYYNPSNKEISLEGNGSFIKILPKLSDGSDGRWRWKKETVRENIQKILIKKVSTRDEYDVFQKDYLLIDGEEKGTKAKSIWLDTKYSSDYGTHAYKKLLGEVQFDNPKSPELIKDILHISSGEEDIILDFFAGSGTTGQSVLEINKTQTSTRKYVLIELGDYLDFIIKPRIQKVMYSSNWKDGNPKDADGQSHIFKYMELEQYEDTLNNIEFLDRDGHVQATIFGMSDYMLRYFLDVETRESLCRLNVDRLATPFAYTLRIRRDVGFNHVPVDEDGFREVTVDLVETFNYLLGLHVRRRVVRHQGGLTYRVVHGALPDGKVATIVWRNSPKNPAGHEQALEADAAFITDEILREFPDTGVLYVNGHCFAPRATPIEPEFKKCMGA; translated from the coding sequence ATGGATCCAAAGATGGCAAAACACCAGGAAGAACGGTTGAAGCGGCATAAGCAGCAGTTGAGACAGAAACTTACCGAACTATTCCAGATAGACTCGCCGGACCTTGATTTCGGTGTTTACCGGATCATGAACCAGAAGCGGGACGAGATCACGCGGTTCATGGACAAAGACCTGATCGAGGCTGTCGATGCTGAGTTTGGGAAGTACGACACGGAAAGCCGCACCCAGATAATAGCAGAATTCAAGGAACTCGAACAGACCATCCGCGACACGTACGGAGACGATGCCCTCGATGCGAATGGCCTGAAGGAGGAGTACCGGAAGGCGGCAAAGGGCAAAGAACTGCATGAGAAGTGGCTGAAGTTACAGGGGGATGCCGAAGAAGCCTCGATGAGCGACCTGCAGAAAGCAGAGATATTCGCCCACCTGGAGGAGTTCTTCTCCCGTTATTACAAGGACGGTGACTTCCTCTCGCTCCGGCGGTATGCGGCGAACGAGAAGTACGCGGTGCCCTACAACGGCGAGGAGGTGCTGCTCCACTGGGCGAACAAGGACCAGTACTACATCAAGACCGACCGGTTCCTGAAGAGCCACGGGTTCGATGTGGGGTCATACCGGGTGCTCTTTGAGGTGGTGCAGGTCGAGGGGCAGTCGAACGGCAACGGCAAGGGCCGGTACTTCGTGCTCGCGGGCGACGACGCGGTGACGTATGACGATGAGAAGCACCTGCTCACCGCAAGGTTCGCTCAGGTACCCCTCTCAGACGACGACCTCCTCAGTCGCTTCCCGCCCGGGGCCGGGCGCCAGAAGCCGAACCAGGACGACATCGTGGGCGGTCTGGTGGCGGAGATCCTGCGGGGCAATGGCATTCCGAAGGGGCTCGCCGATGCCCTGCAGACGAACGAGCGGGACACCGACAGGAACCCGCGGCTCTACAAGCACGTGATGAGCTTTACGAAGGAGAACACGAGCGACTTCTTCATCCACAAGGATCTCGGCGGGTTCTTCGGGCAGGAGCTGGACTTCTACATCAAGAACGAGGTCTTCCGGCTCGACGATCTCGGGACGGAGAACGAGGTGGCGGTGGAGCGCTACGTGAAGCGGGCAAAGGTGCTCAAGTCCATCGCCCACCGGATCATCGACTTCCTGGCGCAGCTGGAGGACTTCCAGAAGACGCTCTGGGAGAAGAAGAAGTTCGTCCTGCGGGCCGGCTACTGCATGACGATCGACCACGTGCCGGAGGAGTTCTACCCCGAGATCCTGGCAAATGGGGGGCAACTGGTGGAGTGGCGGAACCTCTATGGTATCGGGGAGGGGAAGAGTGGACAGAAGACGCTTGCAGGCGACCGGGTCGATGAGGCGTTCCTGCAGAGCCACCCTTATCTCGTCATCGACACGGCGCTCTTCGATGATGATTTCACGGACCGACTGCTCGAAAAACTGCAGCACCCGGACGGCACGCCGGTGGAGGACCTCGACGAGGCCATCGGCGGGCTGATGATCAAGAGCGAGAACTGGCAGGCCCTGAACCTCCTGCAGGAACGGTACCGGGAGCAGGTGAAATGCATCTACATCGATCCGCCGTATAATACGGGGAATGACGAGTTCGTCTACCGGGATAACTACCAGCACAGCAGCTGGTTGAGTATGATGGGGGATCGGTTAAATCTCGCGCACACCATAATATCCAATCATGGGGCACTATTTTCGAGCATTGATGACCATGAAATAGTTAACCTTAGATCCCTAATGAATTCTACATTTGGCTCTTTAAATTTTATATCAACTATTTCAGTCGTTAACAATTTAAAAGGTAGGAGTGATCGTGCAAACATCGCTACTGCCCATGAAAATCTCCTAATGTATATTAGAAACGATTTTAAAGCATTTGACTTACCTCTGCCTGATAATTATCGGCAAGAGTATGCTGAAAGGGACGATAATGGACCTTATCGTTTACAAGGTTTGAGAAAGAGAGGAGCTGGTGCTAGAAGAGAAGATAGACCAAATTTGTATTATCCTATTTACTATAATCCAAGTAATAAAGAAATCTCATTAGAGGGAAATGGCAGCTTTATCAAAATTTTACCAAAACTTTCAGATGGTTCGGATGGTCGATGGAGGTGGAAAAAAGAAACCGTCCGCGAAAATATCCAAAAAATTTTAATAAAAAAGGTATCTACACGGGATGAATACGACGTTTTTCAAAAGGACTATCTGCTAATAGATGGTGAGGAAAAGGGTACAAAAGCAAAATCCATCTGGCTTGACACAAAATATTCCAGCGACTATGGAACACATGCATATAAAAAACTGTTGGGAGAGGTTCAGTTTGATAATCCAAAATCTCCTGAATTAATTAAGGATATCCTTCACATCTCGTCGGGAGAAGAAGATATCATTCTGGATTTTTTTGCAGGATCCGGCACTACTGGGCAATCCGTGTTAGAGATTAATAAAACACAAACATCGACACGTAAATATGTTTTAATCGAATTAGGGGATTATTTAGACTTTATCATCAAACCCCGCATCCAGAAAGTCATGTACTCCTCCAACTGGAAAGACGGCAACCCCAAGGACGCCGACGGCCAGAGCCACATCTTCAAGTACATGGAACTCGAGCAATACGAGGACACGCTCAACAACATCGAGTTCCTTGACCGGGACGGCCACGTGCAGGCCACCATCTTCGGCATGAGCGACTACATGCTCCGCTACTTCCTCGACGTCGAGACCCGGGAGAGCCTCTGCCGGCTGAACGTGGATCGGCTGGCGACGCCGTTCGCCTACACTCTCCGGATCCGCCGCGATGTGGGGTTCAACCATGTCCCGGTCGACGAGGACGGGTTCCGGGAAGTGACCGTGGACCTTGTCGAGACCTTCAACTATCTCCTCGGGCTGCACGTCCGGCGCCGGGTGGTCCGGCACCAGGGCGGTCTCACCTACCGGGTCGTCCACGGCGCCCTCCCCGATGGTAAGGTCGCCACCATCGTCTGGCGCAACTCCCCGAAGAACCCCGCAGGGCACGAGCAGGCGCTCGAAGCGGACGCGGCGTTCATCACCGACGAGATTCTCAGGGAGTTCCCCGACACCGGCGTGCTCTACGTCAACGGCCACTGCTTCGCACCCCGGGCAACGCCCATCGAGCCCGAGTTCAAGAAGTGCATGGGAGCGTGA
- a CDS encoding DEAD/DEAH box helicase family protein, which yields MAAQRGRKKGQKPGKSSKEEGLRPWLVKCAFAYRLFGMKSFQDFQGALAGVEEGEGEDGHTHYYHVLKSDTRFRKDAGVTLDELRNYDDNIVRHMHRINVHRDVPINLKYYQWLAALFTEAYLDRYFQSPGRLASLVEEAVKEYIKEAFPSVLDPYEYYERYMPGMDDLRKCAYWMATGSGKTFLIHLAYLQFQHYNKGPHRLDIDRILLITPNSDLTAQHLREMKKSGIPCTEFDATGLGGYFQRQSEEAVNVIEITRFTEDKQDGGLRRVDIESFGRKNLVFVDEAHKGSGGEKWKMFRREVAREGFTFEYSATFGQAAASGGDNDNLAEFAKTILFDYSYPYFYNDGYGKEYRILNVNKSTYETDRVLLANLLTYYEQKLVFEDLKDVATAEYNIADPLWIFVGSKVNVSGTKSDVLTVVRFLQKVLTERDWITRTTDEFLQGKSGLLHEKTKHDIFSPAYPEQRLRYLRERGLSAEEIYGDMLGRIFRCAEPAGLTLVLLKGTDGEIGLKSGDSDFFGDIYVGDATKFIKLVEGHEPQIGIERIDHPSLFRAIDAPDSTVNVLIGAKKFIEGWDCYRVSCMGLINIGKSEGTEIIQLFGRGVRLKGRNNSLKRSTNDAGDQPLDLPLLETLNIFGVDAKYIGYLREFLTIEGVDDYKTVERHIAIKVCEDHLSEGLLIPHWEKTGFERKRRFVLTGDHIVPVKVDLLAKVESEDSVYYEGLEADSRPDPVSIDPRYLDLVDWDAVYFTLLEHKSSKGWKNMVFDKTLLRETIEDPGRYTLYCADHVINPESFGDVQKLQDVIVLVLKKALQAAYSRQKNAWMMENIWIERLSESHGNFEFKEYVVKMRENETDVIEAIDALARQVDRIYADENTKFVTNVFFQNHLYQPLLAKTSKASSKIAAISPEGLNEGEEKLVQGIKNYINDHADLFDGKKIYLLRNIPKTGVGFYKYSWFYPDFIMWVVDASKQHIVFLEPHGMVFSPGPEDEKVQLAEDIKEIERKVNATYRNKGIECGISLDSFIISVSQPGTVAETSLYKTKEQRKKHHVLSLYQSNFISELFEFVLS from the coding sequence GTGGCGGCACAGCGGGGACGAAAGAAAGGGCAAAAGCCCGGGAAATCATCGAAGGAGGAGGGACTCCGGCCGTGGCTGGTCAAGTGCGCATTTGCGTACCGTCTCTTCGGGATGAAGTCCTTCCAGGACTTCCAGGGTGCCCTCGCTGGCGTCGAGGAGGGCGAGGGTGAGGACGGGCACACCCACTACTACCACGTCCTCAAGAGCGACACCCGGTTCCGGAAAGACGCCGGCGTCACGCTCGACGAGTTGCGCAACTACGACGACAATATTGTGCGGCACATGCACCGCATCAACGTCCACCGCGACGTTCCCATCAACCTCAAGTACTACCAGTGGCTTGCCGCCCTTTTCACCGAGGCCTACCTGGACCGCTACTTCCAGAGCCCCGGGAGACTCGCCTCCCTGGTCGAGGAGGCGGTGAAGGAATATATCAAAGAGGCATTTCCATCCGTCCTAGACCCCTATGAGTATTACGAGCGGTACATGCCCGGCATGGACGACCTCCGCAAGTGCGCCTACTGGATGGCGACCGGGTCGGGCAAGACCTTCCTCATCCATCTTGCCTACCTCCAGTTCCAGCACTACAACAAAGGACCCCATCGGCTGGACATTGACCGCATCCTCCTCATCACCCCTAATAGCGACCTCACCGCGCAGCACCTCCGGGAGATGAAGAAAAGTGGCATCCCGTGTACCGAGTTCGACGCCACCGGGCTCGGCGGCTACTTCCAGCGGCAGTCTGAGGAGGCCGTGAACGTCATCGAGATCACCCGGTTCACCGAGGACAAACAGGACGGCGGCCTCAGGCGGGTGGACATCGAGAGCTTCGGCAGGAAGAACCTCGTCTTCGTGGACGAAGCGCATAAGGGCAGCGGCGGTGAGAAGTGGAAGATGTTCCGGCGTGAAGTTGCCCGCGAAGGCTTCACCTTCGAGTACAGCGCCACATTCGGGCAGGCGGCGGCTTCAGGAGGCGATAACGACAACCTCGCCGAATTTGCCAAGACCATCCTCTTCGACTACTCCTACCCGTACTTCTACAACGACGGCTATGGCAAGGAGTACCGCATCCTCAACGTCAACAAATCCACGTACGAAACGGACCGGGTGCTCCTCGCAAACCTCCTCACCTACTACGAGCAGAAACTGGTCTTCGAGGATCTCAAGGACGTCGCCACCGCCGAGTACAACATCGCCGACCCGCTCTGGATATTCGTGGGGAGCAAGGTCAATGTCTCCGGCACCAAGTCCGACGTGCTCACGGTCGTCCGGTTCCTGCAGAAGGTTCTCACCGAACGGGACTGGATAACCCGGACCACGGATGAGTTCCTCCAGGGAAAATCCGGCCTTCTCCACGAAAAAACCAAGCACGACATCTTCAGTCCGGCCTATCCCGAGCAGCGCCTCCGTTACCTCAGGGAGCGTGGGCTGAGCGCGGAGGAGATCTACGGCGACATGCTTGGCCGCATCTTCCGCTGCGCCGAACCCGCTGGTCTGACCCTTGTGCTCCTGAAGGGCACTGATGGGGAAATCGGTCTCAAAAGCGGCGACAGCGACTTCTTTGGGGACATCTACGTTGGAGACGCAACGAAGTTCATAAAACTTGTCGAAGGGCATGAGCCGCAGATTGGTATCGAGAGAATCGATCATCCATCACTTTTCCGCGCCATCGACGCCCCGGACTCCACCGTGAACGTGCTCATCGGTGCGAAAAAGTTCATCGAAGGCTGGGACTGCTACCGGGTCTCCTGCATGGGGCTCATCAACATCGGGAAGAGCGAAGGCACCGAGATCATCCAGCTCTTCGGGCGCGGGGTCCGGCTCAAGGGCAGGAACAATTCCCTCAAACGCAGCACCAACGATGCCGGGGATCAACCCCTGGATCTCCCGCTCCTGGAGACGCTCAACATCTTCGGGGTCGACGCCAAGTACATCGGCTACCTGCGCGAGTTCCTCACCATCGAAGGCGTTGATGATTACAAGACCGTCGAACGACATATTGCAATCAAGGTCTGCGAGGATCACCTCAGCGAAGGTCTGCTCATTCCCCACTGGGAGAAGACCGGATTCGAGAGGAAACGACGGTTCGTCCTGACTGGAGATCACATCGTCCCGGTAAAGGTTGATCTCCTCGCCAAAGTGGAGAGTGAGGACAGCGTGTATTACGAAGGTTTGGAAGCCGACTCCCGCCCCGACCCCGTCTCAATCGACCCGCGCTACCTGGATCTCGTTGACTGGGACGCGGTGTACTTCACCCTCCTCGAGCACAAGAGCAGCAAGGGCTGGAAGAACATGGTCTTCGACAAAACCCTGTTACGGGAGACCATAGAAGACCCCGGGCGCTACACCCTGTACTGTGCCGACCATGTTATCAACCCTGAGTCATTTGGGGACGTGCAGAAACTGCAGGACGTCATCGTGCTTGTCCTGAAAAAGGCGCTCCAGGCTGCGTACAGCCGGCAGAAGAACGCATGGATGATGGAGAACATCTGGATCGAGCGCCTTTCGGAGTCACATGGCAATTTCGAGTTCAAGGAGTACGTCGTAAAAATGCGGGAAAACGAGACGGACGTAATCGAGGCAATCGATGCGCTTGCCCGGCAGGTCGATCGGATCTATGCGGACGAGAACACCAAGTTCGTCACCAATGTCTTCTTCCAGAACCACCTGTATCAGCCGCTGCTCGCAAAAACCAGTAAGGCTTCGAGTAAAATCGCCGCAATCTCCCCGGAAGGGCTCAATGAGGGTGAAGAAAAACTGGTGCAGGGGATTAAGAACTACATCAATGACCATGCAGATCTCTTCGACGGAAAAAAGATCTATCTGCTTCGCAACATCCCGAAAACCGGCGTAGGTTTTTACAAATATTCGTGGTTCTACCCGGATTTCATCATGTGGGTGGTCGACGCCAGCAAGCAGCATATCGTCTTCCTTGAGCCGCATGGGATGGTGTTCAGTCCCGGGCCTGAAGATGAAAAGGTGCAACTTGCAGAGGATATCAAGGAGATCGAGCGGAAAGTCAATGCAACGTACAGGAATAAAGGCATTGAATGCGGAATATCACTCGACTCCTTCATCATCTCCGTGAGCCAGCCGGGCACGGTGGCTGAGACGTCTCTTTACAAAACGAAAGAGCAGCGGAAGAAGCACCATGTCCTTTCCCTTTATCAATCGAACTTCATTAGTGAGTTGTTTGAATTCGTTCTCTCATGA
- a CDS encoding NB-ARC domain-containing protein has protein sequence MGLIINLDGAVQEINKAKSNIEVIEAINRFTEEFYKTLGILLYIRYRKNIKENNVQICNDITNLIQDYFQKPTFDSWMKLAQNCYLVFSQTNDPFVERLNKSLNKQFPQNSIDNIRQIVTEIYGLKSCSINLPRRVQYAWFLEKMKELRNFRAHHWDNNTMLDPLVKHGIKDAVIATVSDIFNDVDIKIVKPESIQREHINTYQWDSRSGTFSRMQVAETSLLPECLAKTYVTFPDEEDLFLNPTNLIILDDKEDRIYVYGSMQSDHSAYFTSLPRSGGIKEEKIPFKGHEEVFSLSQVEAQNDRIRLTLKQKFGQIRQDGGIIHNFPDLCDYYVGRPKKELELLERLEHPRAFSISLSGGGGYGKTELVKKVVWDIVTNPELTEIDSLCYDLIIWISAKETLFEKGKINEFTSSFHSLEDFLDCILYVTNNIQYIDHSEESKRNLICGILNCYESTLLVIDNLETVADKNSLWAYLDVLLRDVKSGIKFIITSRVDDYTFGQYVIPVGSMEDDEAQQLISEQLDRLGLLNRYSNQSALKQIANISAKSPLLIIFVVQLLARGYTLKELSKGEIQAYEQALNFICDFQWRELSDLAKDILMAVTVANGTCSFSQVRQMCSIVDNTDFLTAKEELTQRSFIVQSELENSVLSLLPPIHAFVKHKLIEYPHKEEEFATQWRILNLGFDQKPKDSSQNSAFPCDADEIHLRQLIQKAESFIRIGSITYAHDYYKKCIQFFPENAIAWRELAEFEFKFLEDDDKARSSFQKAIEFDPDNPITYTKLAYWEQLRGTEQQIAQYVLNSIGYNKKALLLYTDERSKRTVRDHIGSSYLKLGEIEKNLGQLANYPDKQDHFIMADEYVKLAIKIFEANVIDQPQNDDDLYHNAIDYNYLTQAYTRVARRDQKNADYFYQKALVCLAKGFESKPDYERLLYTLGDHNIKRFLRSKYNIIVDDIDRNIVKRKVISIAERIEEDFNKMRLKV, from the coding sequence ATGGGATTAATCATAAATTTGGATGGTGCAGTTCAGGAAATCAATAAGGCCAAGAGTAATATTGAGGTTATTGAAGCGATTAACCGCTTTACGGAAGAATTCTACAAGACGCTAGGCATTCTGTTATATATCCGCTATAGAAAGAACATAAAAGAAAATAACGTCCAAATTTGCAATGACATCACCAACTTAATACAGGATTATTTCCAAAAACCGACGTTTGATAGTTGGATGAAACTTGCACAAAATTGCTACCTGGTTTTCAGTCAAACGAACGATCCGTTTGTCGAGAGGCTAAATAAATCCTTAAATAAGCAATTTCCGCAGAACTCTATTGATAATATACGGCAAATTGTAACAGAAATTTATGGGCTCAAATCCTGTTCTATCAATCTTCCACGAAGGGTTCAGTATGCATGGTTTCTTGAGAAGATGAAAGAATTACGAAATTTTAGAGCCCATCATTGGGATAACAATACGATGTTAGATCCGCTTGTAAAACATGGCATAAAGGACGCAGTTATTGCAACAGTCTCCGATATTTTCAATGATGTTGACATAAAGATTGTTAAACCTGAAAGTATTCAGAGAGAACACATTAATACTTACCAATGGGATTCACGGTCTGGAACTTTTTCACGGATGCAGGTGGCTGAAACATCACTGTTACCAGAGTGTCTTGCGAAAACATATGTAACTTTTCCTGATGAGGAAGATCTCTTTTTAAATCCCACTAACCTGATAATTTTGGATGATAAAGAAGATAGAATCTATGTGTATGGGAGTATGCAGAGTGATCATTCGGCGTACTTTACCAGTCTCCCGCGTTCTGGTGGAATTAAGGAAGAAAAAATACCTTTCAAAGGTCATGAAGAAGTCTTTTCATTGTCTCAGGTTGAGGCTCAAAACGATCGCATTAGGTTGACGTTGAAACAAAAATTCGGGCAGATCCGCCAGGATGGAGGAATAATTCATAATTTCCCTGACCTTTGTGACTACTATGTTGGCAGGCCGAAAAAAGAACTTGAGTTACTTGAAAGATTAGAACATCCTCGTGCTTTCTCTATATCGTTATCCGGAGGGGGAGGCTATGGGAAAACGGAATTAGTAAAGAAAGTTGTCTGGGATATTGTTACAAACCCTGAGTTAACGGAAATAGATAGTCTATGCTATGATCTTATCATATGGATATCGGCTAAAGAGACACTGTTTGAGAAAGGGAAGATAAACGAATTTACTTCATCATTTCACAGTCTTGAAGACTTCTTGGATTGCATTTTATACGTCACAAACAATATTCAGTATATTGATCACTCAGAGGAAAGTAAAAGAAATCTTATCTGCGGAATTTTGAACTGCTATGAATCAACTCTGCTGGTAATCGACAATCTTGAAACGGTTGCGGATAAGAATTCTCTATGGGCTTATCTTGACGTTCTTCTTCGCGATGTCAAAAGTGGGATAAAATTTATAATCACATCGAGGGTTGATGACTATACATTTGGTCAGTATGTTATACCAGTTGGATCGATGGAAGACGATGAAGCTCAGCAATTGATCTCTGAACAATTAGATCGTTTGGGGCTTTTAAATCGTTATTCTAATCAGTCAGCACTGAAACAAATTGCAAACATAAGTGCGAAGTCCCCCCTTCTGATCATTTTTGTTGTTCAACTTCTAGCAAGAGGCTACACACTCAAAGAACTGAGTAAAGGAGAGATCCAAGCATATGAGCAAGCTTTAAATTTCATTTGCGACTTCCAGTGGAGAGAACTCTCGGATTTGGCAAAAGATATACTCATGGCCGTAACTGTAGCCAATGGTACGTGTAGTTTCTCTCAAGTGCGTCAGATGTGCAGTATTGTTGATAACACAGATTTCTTAACTGCAAAGGAAGAATTGACCCAACGTTCTTTCATCGTGCAAAGTGAGTTAGAAAATTCCGTATTGTCTCTGTTACCTCCAATTCACGCATTTGTCAAACACAAATTAATAGAATATCCTCACAAAGAGGAGGAATTTGCCACACAGTGGAGAATTCTCAATCTAGGGTTTGATCAAAAACCTAAGGATTCAAGTCAAAATTCCGCATTTCCTTGTGATGCTGATGAAATTCATCTGCGGCAATTGATCCAGAAAGCTGAATCCTTCATCCGTATAGGTTCGATCACCTATGCCCACGATTATTATAAAAAGTGCATTCAATTCTTCCCTGAAAACGCTATTGCGTGGAGAGAACTTGCTGAATTTGAGTTCAAATTTTTGGAAGATGATGATAAAGCCCGTTCCTCCTTCCAGAAGGCGATTGAATTTGATCCCGATAATCCAATTACTTACACGAAACTTGCATATTGGGAGCAACTTAGAGGAACTGAACAACAGATTGCCCAATATGTCTTAAATTCCATAGGCTATAATAAGAAGGCCTTATTGCTGTACACTGACGAAAGATCCAAAAGAACTGTTAGGGACCATATTGGATCATCTTACTTAAAATTAGGTGAGATTGAAAAAAATCTCGGTCAACTAGCAAATTACCCTGATAAGCAGGATCATTTTATAATGGCGGATGAATATGTAAAATTAGCGATTAAAATATTCGAAGCCAATGTTATTGATCAGCCACAAAATGATGACGATCTTTATCACAATGCTATAGACTACAATTATTTAACCCAAGCATACACTCGTGTTGCCCGTAGGGATCAGAAAAATGCGGACTACTTTTATCAAAAAGCACTTGTTTGTCTGGCAAAGGGCTTCGAATCAAAACCAGATTACGAAAGGTTGCTTTATACGCTTGGAGATCACAATATAAAGCGATTTTTGAGGAGCAAATATAACATTATCGTTGACGACATAGATCGCAATATCGTAAAGAGAAAAGTGATAAGTATTGCAGAGAGGATTGAGGAGGACTTCAATAAGATGCGACTGAAAGTGTAA